A genomic region of Trichothermofontia sichuanensis B231 contains the following coding sequences:
- a CDS encoding M16 family metallopeptidase — MPPFPATVCRLDSGLTVIHQPLALPVVVVDVWVKAGAIVEPDEWSGMAHFLEHMIFKGTAQIPPGYFDYVVESCGSVSNAATSHDFAHYYLTTAAPDFTYILPYLAEVLLNAAIPADEFEREREVVLEEIRQADDDPDWVGFQALLQTVYQHHPYRRPVLGTADQLQRYSPQDMQTFHRTYYQPANMTVVVTGDVSEAIALEAVNQSFPSAAGSAAQAAFAQRSQAEMMPPLPPLPTLTPEPPLTGIRRQVLELPRLEQARLLMAWVGPGTDNLIDAYGLDLLATLLSDGRSSRLVRDLREERQLVQDITCHLMLQKESSLFMLSVWLESEALAIVEAEIQRHLTHLATYPPTLEELQRAQRLLCNQHIFSLETPSQLANLYGYYSTIAQPEQAIAYPSYIRAFEREDLQVLAQRYLTGDRYAVTVLKPA; from the coding sequence ATGCCACCATTCCCTGCCACTGTCTGCCGGTTAGACAGTGGTTTGACGGTGATTCACCAACCCTTAGCATTGCCAGTGGTGGTGGTGGATGTCTGGGTGAAGGCGGGGGCGATCGTAGAACCCGATGAATGGTCGGGAATGGCGCATTTTCTAGAGCACATGATTTTTAAGGGGACTGCCCAAATCCCGCCTGGCTATTTTGACTATGTGGTGGAAAGCTGTGGCAGTGTGAGTAATGCAGCCACCAGTCATGATTTTGCCCACTATTACCTAACGACGGCGGCTCCTGACTTTACCTATATTCTGCCCTATTTGGCGGAGGTGTTGTTGAATGCGGCCATTCCTGCCGATGAATTCGAGCGTGAACGGGAGGTGGTGCTGGAGGAAATCCGCCAAGCCGATGATGATCCCGATTGGGTAGGGTTTCAAGCATTGCTGCAAACGGTCTATCAGCATCATCCCTACCGGCGTCCGGTGCTGGGAACAGCGGACCAGTTGCAACGCTATTCCCCCCAGGATATGCAAACCTTCCATCGGACCTACTACCAGCCAGCCAATATGACCGTGGTTGTGACCGGGGATGTCTCCGAGGCGATCGCCCTAGAGGCTGTCAACCAGAGTTTTCCCAGTGCTGCCGGAAGTGCTGCCCAGGCCGCATTTGCCCAGCGGTCTCAAGCGGAAATGATGCCGCCCTTGCCCCCGCTTCCGACGCTGACTCCAGAACCCCCGCTGACTGGGATTCGACGGCAAGTGTTGGAACTTCCCCGCTTGGAACAGGCCCGCCTGTTGATGGCCTGGGTGGGGCCGGGAACCGATAATCTGATCGATGCCTATGGGTTAGATTTGCTGGCTACCCTGCTGAGTGATGGCCGCAGTTCGCGACTGGTGCGGGATTTACGGGAAGAACGCCAACTGGTCCAGGATATTACGTGTCATTTAATGCTCCAAAAGGAGTCCAGCCTGTTTATGTTGTCGGTTTGGCTGGAGTCTGAGGCACTGGCGATCGTGGAGGCCGAGATTCAGCGCCATCTCACCCACTTGGCCACCTATCCCCCTACGCTCGAAGAACTGCAGCGGGCGCAACGGCTCCTGTGTAACCAGCATATCTTTTCCCTAGAAACTCCCAGCCAACTGGCTAACCTCTACGGCTACTACAGCACGATCGCTCAGCCGGAACAGGCGATCGCCTACCCTAGCTATATTCGCGCCTTTGAGCGTGAGGATCTCCAAGTCTTGGCCCAACGCTACCTCACGGGCGATCGCTATGCCGTCACTGTTCTGAAACCTGCATGA
- a CDS encoding DUF2997 domain-containing protein encodes METLEFVIYPDGRVVEKVTGIAGSSCAEVTAAIEAQLGQVLSQETTAEYFAEVSQSAASTVAQSMYGQW; translated from the coding sequence ATGGAAACACTGGAATTTGTGATTTATCCGGATGGCCGAGTTGTTGAGAAAGTGACCGGAATTGCGGGGTCCTCCTGTGCTGAAGTGACGGCAGCGATCGAAGCGCAGTTGGGCCAGGTTCTCAGCCAGGAGACTACTGCTGAGTACTTTGCTGAGGTTTCCCAGTCTGCTGCCTCCACCGTGGCCCAGTCCATGTACGGTCAGTGGTAA
- the aroB gene encoding 3-dehydroquinate synthase → MPSIIRVHLGPQSYNILIAPGSLDALGAWLTGHPDAPRPATVPPPPAQEPALKLGKKVLVVSNPVIFRYYGDRLLTALTQAGFAVSHCLLPAGERYKTLKSVQKIYDAALDARLERSSTIVALGGGVIGDMAGFAAATWLRGINVVQVPTSLLAMVDAAIGGKTGVNHPQGKNLIGAFHQPRLVLIDPEVLATLPAREFRAAMAEVIKYGVIWDTGLFETLEKLPRLDHHRFLAEIGPGETHSPLEECLIRSCQAKAEVVSQDEKEGGLRAILNYGHTIGHAVESLTGYRQVNHGEAVAIGMVAAGQLAVAAGFWSAAEADRQLALIQKAGLPTQIPAGLDPDAILASLQTDKKVKDGKVRFVLPTQIGAATVTDQLTTAQVRQVLPSL, encoded by the coding sequence ATGCCTTCAATTATTCGTGTTCACCTTGGCCCCCAGTCCTACAACATTCTGATTGCGCCCGGTAGTCTGGATGCACTTGGCGCTTGGCTAACCGGTCATCCTGATGCCCCGCGACCGGCAACTGTCCCCCCGCCTCCCGCCCAGGAGCCAGCCTTGAAGCTAGGGAAAAAGGTGTTAGTGGTCTCTAACCCAGTGATCTTCCGGTACTATGGCGATCGCCTCTTAACCGCACTGACCCAGGCGGGGTTTGCCGTCAGTCACTGTCTCCTGCCAGCAGGGGAACGCTACAAAACCCTGAAGTCGGTCCAGAAAATCTATGATGCGGCCCTTGATGCGCGGCTGGAGCGCTCGTCCACGATCGTGGCCTTGGGGGGCGGGGTCATTGGGGACATGGCAGGCTTTGCGGCGGCCACTTGGCTGCGGGGCATTAACGTGGTTCAAGTGCCCACCAGTTTGCTGGCGATGGTGGATGCCGCGATCGGGGGCAAAACCGGGGTGAATCATCCCCAAGGGAAAAATCTGATTGGGGCCTTTCACCAACCTCGCCTGGTACTGATTGATCCGGAGGTCTTGGCTACGCTGCCTGCCCGTGAATTTCGGGCAGCGATGGCGGAGGTGATTAAGTATGGTGTGATTTGGGATACGGGTTTGTTTGAAACGCTGGAGAAATTACCCCGCTTAGATCACCACCGGTTTCTCGCTGAGATTGGCCCAGGGGAAACCCATTCTCCCCTGGAAGAATGCCTGATCCGGTCCTGTCAGGCCAAGGCGGAAGTTGTCAGTCAGGATGAGAAGGAGGGAGGTCTCCGGGCGATTCTCAACTATGGCCATACGATCGGCCATGCGGTGGAAAGTTTGACGGGCTATCGTCAGGTGAATCATGGGGAAGCGGTGGCGATCGGGATGGTAGCGGCAGGTCAGTTAGCTGTCGCGGCTGGCTTCTGGAGTGCGGCTGAGGCCGATCGTCAGCTTGCCCTGATCCAAAAAGCCGGACTGCCCACACAAATCCCAGCGGGCCTGGATCCAGACGCTATCCTCGCCAGCTTGCAGACGGATAAAAAAGTTAAGGATGGGAAGGTGCGGTTTGTCTTGCCCACGCAAATTGGGGCCGCCACCGTGACCGATCAGCTAACCACGGCGCAAGTTCGCCAGGTACTGCCTAGCCTTTAA
- a CDS encoding M16 family metallopeptidase yields MTVRSEFSLPSAPPLPSAVALPLQQVTLANGMEVIVGENPAVDIIAARCFLKAGNRYEPIEQAGLSYLLAAVLTKGTQERTSLEIAEQVESVGASLGADNDADFFTLRIKTVTADFADILHLAGELLRTPSFPEAEVELERRLALRSLRSLREQPFAVAFEQLRHALYGTHPYAFEGMGTEATMAQLTRDHLLAFHQTYFRPDNLVVSLWGQIKPDAAIALVERVFGDWSPPDTPLPTLDLPTPVVQPCTVTTVQDTQQAAILVGHLAPAVHDPDYIPLKLINTYLGNGLSSRLFVELREKRGLAYSVSSLYPTRLDPSHFVAYMGTAPSNTEQAIAGLRRELERLRTVPLTADELQVVKNKMLGQYALGKQSNAQLAQIYGWYEILGLGVAFDRQFQEVVQAVTIADIQRVACRVFGEPYLSIVGPEAAVAAGVASSDEKR; encoded by the coding sequence ATGACTGTACGATCCGAGTTTTCTCTCCCATCCGCTCCCCCTCTCCCGTCTGCTGTCGCATTGCCGCTCCAGCAGGTTACCCTGGCTAATGGCATGGAGGTGATTGTGGGTGAAAACCCCGCCGTTGATATCATTGCGGCGCGGTGTTTCCTCAAGGCGGGGAACCGCTATGAACCCATTGAGCAGGCGGGCTTGTCGTACCTTTTGGCCGCCGTTCTCACCAAGGGAACTCAGGAGCGAACCTCGCTGGAAATTGCGGAGCAGGTGGAGTCGGTGGGTGCCAGCCTGGGGGCCGACAATGATGCTGATTTTTTCACCCTCCGCATTAAAACGGTCACCGCTGATTTTGCCGATATCCTGCACCTGGCGGGGGAACTGTTGCGCACCCCGTCTTTCCCAGAGGCTGAGGTGGAATTAGAACGTCGTTTAGCCCTGCGTAGTCTGCGATCGCTGCGGGAGCAGCCGTTTGCCGTTGCCTTTGAACAACTGCGCCACGCCCTCTATGGTACCCATCCCTACGCCTTTGAAGGCATGGGTACCGAGGCAACGATGGCACAATTGACCCGTGACCATCTGCTTGCCTTTCATCAAACCTATTTCCGTCCGGACAACCTGGTTGTGAGTCTGTGGGGCCAGATCAAACCGGATGCGGCGATCGCCCTGGTTGAAAGGGTCTTTGGCGACTGGTCACCGCCCGATACCCCGCTGCCTACCCTCGATCTGCCTACCCCTGTGGTCCAGCCCTGCACCGTCACGACCGTTCAAGACACTCAACAGGCGGCCATTCTGGTGGGCCACCTTGCCCCAGCCGTCCATGACCCCGATTACATTCCTCTCAAACTGATCAACACCTACTTGGGCAATGGTCTGTCCAGTCGCCTTTTTGTCGAATTGCGGGAAAAACGGGGGTTGGCCTATTCCGTTTCCAGCCTTTACCCAACTCGCCTCGATCCGTCTCACTTCGTTGCCTACATGGGCACCGCTCCTAGCAATACGGAGCAGGCGATTGCAGGGTTACGCCGAGAACTCGAACGCCTGCGCACTGTTCCGCTCACCGCCGACGAGTTGCAAGTCGTCAAAAACAAAATGCTGGGTCAATATGCGCTGGGCAAACAAAGTAATGCCCAACTCGCCCAGATCTACGGCTGGTACGAAATCCTGGGGCTAGGGGTGGCCTTCGATCGCCAATTCCAGGAAGTCGTGCAAGCCGTGACGATCGCAGATATCCAGCGGGTTGCTTGCCGCGTCTTTGGTGAGCCTTATCTGTCGATCGTGGGACCTGAGGCCGCGGTGGCTGCTGGCGTTGCGTCTTCTGATGAGAAGCGCTAG
- a CDS encoding ferredoxin, translated as MTDFSPDSGGGANPALNSVRTGFEPELGSAYQAAANRTGFEPELGGALRQKGVYVDEITCIGCKHCAHVARNTFYIEPEYGRSRVVRQDGDPEDLIQEAIDTCPVDCIHWVDYTELKRLEAERQYQVVPIAGFPIDQAVVRSRMRKLRKGNRPS; from the coding sequence ATGACCGATTTTAGCCCTGACTCTGGTGGTGGGGCCAATCCAGCCTTGAACTCAGTGCGTACAGGCTTTGAGCCAGAGTTGGGCAGTGCGTATCAAGCGGCTGCTAACCGTACAGGCTTTGAGCCAGAATTGGGGGGTGCCTTACGCCAGAAGGGGGTCTATGTAGATGAGATCACCTGTATTGGTTGTAAGCATTGTGCCCATGTGGCCCGCAATACGTTCTACATTGAGCCAGAGTATGGCCGATCGCGGGTGGTGCGCCAGGATGGGGACCCAGAGGATCTCATCCAGGAGGCGATCGATACCTGCCCAGTGGATTGTATTCATTGGGTGGATTATACGGAACTCAAGAGATTAGAAGCCGAGCGGCAGTACCAAGTTGTCCCGATTGCTGGTTTTCCGATTGACCAGGCGGTGGTCCGTTCCCGGATGCGTAAGCTGCGTAAGGGCAATCGCCCTTCCTAG
- a CDS encoding protein kinase domain-containing protein produces the protein MESPLSAGICLRQRYLIQRLLGQGRWGYTYLALDQERFGECCVLRQFQLPKIENPKRLEEIKIYFQQEVSRLYQLQHPCIPRFWATFMEAQGLFIVQEFIAGFSCRQLLLSRRQHQQTVSEREVRFLLTTLLPCLDLLHQHHLSQGTIAPDALVLKVPAMPIPVPDLDLAIPKLENLPDITQTQPLLVTFGSFPAGLLRRLSASDGAADDLDIRYLRQTLLPIGRMGFIPPEQVHAIEAHPHGDLYALAATCLVLLTGQDPEQLFDQATLTWNWPREQVSPDLAAVLGRMLAWQPVDRYQSASAVLADLSRSVPASAFPPGSQGEGSTPPPFPIPTTGPMVAAPLPSSLPSPAAAAPQSAGNPLAPRPVPPVIAPSAPVLTETPLTPLPSMAGASHADASVTLVYEPVLPSKHRQRRRWRSLYNRLHPYLRSGLILGLGLIGVLGLVWSRDRLLPSRTVSTRESHSLLSDSLSSDPSASLNRSIPWPPSPYTYRSRSSPLPPLSLPNDPSLATGGELSEGTPGGLARSLRFAPGEVSTLVRGNLGRASSQQYVLEALQGQVLAVQLVGAGVVMNLLRSNGQAIDAAAYRTQRWTGQLPGDDRYQIEVSGYGAYTLEVALSPATAQFPPAETGWIRFAPGETSTTVTGEVAPGQVQRYLLAAQAQQLLVVQVLQGTIAVKTIAPNGQRLGVIAANSKTWQTRLPQAGDYLIEVSAPQASRFALRLEVY, from the coding sequence ATGGAATCACCGCTCTCAGCCGGCATCTGCTTGCGACAACGCTATTTAATTCAACGCCTCCTGGGACAGGGTCGTTGGGGATATACTTATTTAGCCTTGGATCAAGAACGGTTTGGGGAGTGCTGTGTCCTACGGCAATTTCAGTTACCTAAAATAGAGAACCCTAAACGATTAGAAGAGATAAAGATCTATTTTCAGCAAGAAGTTAGCCGGCTTTATCAACTCCAACATCCCTGCATTCCCCGGTTTTGGGCAACGTTTATGGAGGCGCAGGGCTTATTCATCGTGCAGGAGTTTATCGCGGGTTTTTCCTGTCGACAACTCTTGCTCAGTCGTCGCCAACATCAGCAAACCGTTTCAGAGAGGGAAGTTCGCTTCCTACTGACAACGCTGCTGCCGTGTTTAGACCTACTGCACCAGCACCACTTGAGTCAGGGCACGATCGCCCCAGATGCCCTAGTCCTTAAAGTCCCCGCGATGCCGATTCCTGTGCCCGATCTAGATTTAGCGATCCCTAAGCTGGAGAACCTCCCAGATATCACCCAGACCCAGCCCCTGCTGGTTACCTTTGGTTCGTTTCCCGCAGGTCTCCTCCGGCGCTTAAGCGCGTCTGACGGCGCAGCCGATGATCTGGATATTCGCTATCTCCGGCAAACCTTACTGCCGATCGGGCGCATGGGGTTTATACCGCCGGAGCAGGTGCACGCGATCGAGGCTCATCCCCACGGGGATCTCTATGCCTTGGCAGCGACGTGTCTGGTGCTCTTGACTGGGCAAGATCCTGAACAATTGTTTGATCAGGCGACCCTGACTTGGAACTGGCCCAGAGAACAGGTCAGTCCTGACTTGGCCGCTGTCTTAGGGCGAATGTTAGCTTGGCAACCGGTCGATCGCTACCAATCGGCTAGCGCTGTCCTAGCTGATCTCAGTCGGTCGGTACCGGCGAGTGCATTCCCCCCAGGTTCGCAAGGGGAGGGGAGCACGCCCCCTCCCTTCCCTATCCCCACCACTGGGCCAATGGTCGCTGCTCCCCTCCCATCAAGTCTCCCCTCACCGGCGGCGGCAGCACCGCAGTCAGCAGGCAATCCGTTAGCCCCCCGACCAGTCCCACCTGTTATTGCCCCGTCAGCCCCGGTGTTGACGGAAACACCACTGACGCCGCTCCCCAGTATGGCGGGGGCTTCCCATGCCGATGCCTCGGTGACCCTGGTGTATGAACCTGTTCTACCTAGTAAGCACCGTCAGAGGCGTCGCTGGCGATCGCTATACAATCGCCTGCACCCCTACCTGCGTTCGGGCTTGATCCTGGGTCTTGGCCTGATCGGGGTGCTCGGTCTGGTCTGGAGCCGTGATCGTCTGCTGCCTTCGCGCACTGTCTCCACGCGAGAGTCGCATTCACTGCTCTCTGATTCTCTGAGTTCCGATCCCAGCGCCTCTCTGAATCGCTCGATTCCTTGGCCACCATCTCCCTATACGTACCGCTCCCGTTCCAGTCCTCTTCCGCCCCTGTCCCTGCCAAATGACCCGTCACTGGCGACCGGCGGAGAGCTGAGTGAGGGAACCCCAGGGGGGCTAGCCCGATCGCTGCGGTTTGCCCCAGGGGAGGTGTCTACCCTCGTGCGGGGCAATCTGGGACGAGCTTCTAGCCAGCAATATGTGCTCGAAGCCCTCCAGGGGCAGGTCTTAGCCGTGCAATTAGTGGGGGCAGGAGTTGTGATGAATCTTTTACGCAGTAATGGCCAAGCGATCGATGCAGCGGCCTATCGCACCCAGCGCTGGACTGGGCAACTGCCCGGCGACGATCGCTACCAGATTGAAGTGAGTGGGTATGGGGCCTACACGTTGGAAGTGGCACTGAGTCCAGCCACCGCCCAATTCCCCCCAGCAGAAACTGGTTGGATTCGCTTTGCGCCAGGGGAAACCAGCACCACGGTGACGGGAGAAGTGGCCCCTGGTCAGGTGCAACGCTATTTGCTGGCAGCTCAAGCTCAGCAGTTGCTGGTGGTTCAGGTATTGCAAGGTACGATCGCGGTGAAAACGATCGCCCCGAATGGTCAACGCCTAGGTGTGATAGCGGCCAATAGCAAAACCTGGCAAACCCGCCTACCCCAAGCCGGCGACTACCTGATCGAAGTCTCGGCCCCCCAAGCCAGTCGCTTTGCGTTGAGGCTGGAAGTGTATTAG
- a CDS encoding TIGR04282 family arsenosugar biosynthesis glycosyltransferase, with protein MQPTLIIFMRYPQAGTTKTRLIPALGAAGAAQLYRHLAERTLAQGITLQQQQAINIEIWFTDGSVAQMQGWLGDSQIYRSQPAGDLGKRMLTAFATVLADGSNRAVLIGTDCPDLSAKHLSEAFAALAQHDVVLGPAQDGGYYLIGLRRPIPELFVNIPWSTAIVAQRTLTIATQLGLSVHCLPSLTDLDRPEDLTHWACSLTTQALLGRWVSRGPD; from the coding sequence ATGCAACCAACCCTAATCATTTTCATGCGCTACCCCCAAGCCGGAACCACAAAAACCCGATTGATTCCGGCCCTCGGAGCCGCCGGTGCTGCCCAGTTGTATCGCCATCTGGCAGAACGAACCCTGGCCCAGGGGATCACCCTCCAGCAACAACAGGCGATTAATATTGAAATCTGGTTTACGGACGGCAGTGTAGCCCAAATGCAAGGGTGGTTAGGTGATTCCCAGATCTATCGATCGCAACCCGCAGGGGACCTGGGTAAACGGATGCTCACCGCCTTTGCCACCGTATTGGCTGATGGCAGCAATCGCGCAGTCCTGATTGGAACCGACTGCCCAGACCTGAGCGCCAAGCACCTCAGCGAAGCATTTGCCGCTTTGGCCCAACATGATGTCGTATTGGGACCCGCCCAGGATGGGGGATATTATCTGATCGGTCTGCGGCGTCCGATCCCTGAGCTATTTGTCAACATCCCCTGGAGTACGGCGATCGTCGCCCAACGCACCTTAACGATTGCCACCCAACTAGGTCTGTCTGTCCATTGCCTGCCCAGTCTCACCGACCTCGATCGGCCAGAAGATTTAACCCACTGGGCGTGTAGCCTTACCACACAAGCATTACTTGGGAGATGGGTATCGCGCGGGCCAGATTGA
- the petL gene encoding cytochrome b6-f complex subunit PetL, translating to MELSGVLAYVLFLSVAMGTALALFFGLKAVKLI from the coding sequence ATGGAGCTATCCGGTGTGTTGGCCTATGTGCTGTTCCTGAGTGTGGCGATGGGGACGGCCCTCGCACTATTCTTTGGGCTGAAGGCCGTTAAATTAATCTAG
- a CDS encoding DUF1257 domain-containing protein, which produces MSHFSNIKTQIRNLASLQAALTDLGIDWKAGPHPVRGYQGQTATAEVMIPQDNGYDIGFRWNGQEYELVADLQFWKQAWSVDRFLSLVKQRYAYQTVLATTAEQGFQVSEQEHNQDGSIRLVVQRWQG; this is translated from the coding sequence ATGTCACACTTTAGCAACATCAAAACCCAGATCCGCAATTTGGCATCTCTGCAAGCGGCCCTTACCGATTTGGGCATTGACTGGAAAGCGGGGCCACATCCAGTGCGGGGATACCAGGGCCAAACGGCAACGGCGGAAGTGATGATTCCCCAGGACAATGGCTATGACATTGGGTTCCGCTGGAATGGTCAGGAGTACGAATTGGTGGCCGATCTCCAATTCTGGAAGCAAGCGTGGTCTGTTGATCGCTTCCTCAGCTTAGTCAAGCAGCGTTATGCCTATCAGACTGTCCTGGCAACCACGGCTGAACAGGGTTTCCAGGTGAGTGAACAGGAACACAATCAGGACGGCTCAATTCGCCTAGTAGTTCAGCGTTGGCAAGGGTAG
- a CDS encoding M3 family metallopeptidase, with protein MTATATQVDNPLLIGTGLPPFDQIQPEHVVPGMTQALAEAHDRLTHLEESFTPTWEGLMVPLQQLQERLSWSWNIVGHLMSVKNSPELRQAHETMQPEVIKFWVRLNQSQALYTGYQQLAEQRDRLTETQQRILDTTLRDAELSGVGLTGETRERFNAIQMELADLGTRFSNQVLDATKAYSLILSDPADIAGLPPSLLAQAAQAARDAGHPDATAANGPWRITLDMPSFMPFMQHSQRRDLRETLYRAMITRAATGEWDNQSLIDRILGLRQEMAQILGFKNYAELSLSQKMAPNVAAVDELLESLRQASYDAAVAELEALRQFAREQGAPEADDLQHWDISFWSERLREAKFAFNSEELRPYFPLEQVLKGLFDLAHHLFGVTITAADGQVPVWHPDVRYFQVADETGQPIAYFYLDAYSRPAEKQGGAWMGYCLNRSRYWEGGAAKLQLPVAYLVCNQTPPVDDKPSLMTFREVETLFHEFGHGLQHMLTTVDETGAAGIRNIEWDAVELPSQFMENWCYHRPTLLSLGKHYQTGEPLPEHYYQKLLAARTFMSGTATLRQLLYAWVDLELHARYQPGGPETPHQVRDRIAQRTSVLPPLPEDRFLCSFGHIFAGGYAAGYYSYKWAEVLSADAFAAFEEVGLEDEQAIAQVGRRFRDTVLALGGSKPPMAVFQAFRGREPDTTALLRHSGLLAAA; from the coding sequence ATGACTGCAACTGCTACCCAAGTTGATAATCCCCTGCTGATCGGCACTGGCCTACCGCCTTTTGACCAGATCCAACCGGAACACGTGGTTCCCGGTATGACCCAGGCTTTGGCCGAAGCCCACGATCGCCTCACCCATCTGGAAGAAAGTTTCACCCCCACTTGGGAGGGGTTAATGGTACCGCTGCAACAGTTGCAGGAGCGGTTGTCCTGGAGTTGGAACATCGTCGGGCATTTGATGTCGGTCAAAAACAGCCCGGAACTCCGGCAGGCCCACGAAACCATGCAGCCAGAGGTCATCAAATTCTGGGTCCGGTTGAACCAGAGTCAGGCCCTCTATACCGGCTATCAGCAGTTGGCTGAACAGCGCGATCGCCTAACTGAAACCCAGCAACGTATCCTGGATACGACCCTGCGGGATGCGGAACTGTCTGGGGTTGGGCTAACGGGCGAAACACGGGAACGGTTTAATGCCATTCAGATGGAATTAGCCGATCTGGGGACACGCTTTTCCAACCAGGTGCTCGATGCCACCAAAGCCTATAGCCTCATCCTCAGCGATCCAGCAGACATTGCCGGACTGCCCCCCAGCCTCCTGGCCCAGGCCGCCCAAGCTGCACGGGATGCCGGTCACCCTGACGCCACGGCGGCGAACGGTCCCTGGCGAATCACCCTGGATATGCCCAGCTTTATGCCTTTTATGCAACACAGCCAGCGACGGGATCTGCGGGAAACCCTCTACCGGGCCATGATCACGCGGGCGGCGACTGGGGAATGGGATAACCAATCGTTGATCGATCGTATCCTTGGCCTGCGTCAGGAAATGGCGCAAATCCTGGGGTTTAAGAACTACGCCGAACTCAGCCTGTCCCAAAAGATGGCTCCCAATGTTGCCGCTGTGGACGAACTCCTGGAATCCCTGCGGCAAGCCAGTTACGATGCAGCCGTCGCTGAACTGGAGGCCCTGCGCCAATTTGCCCGTGAGCAGGGGGCACCGGAGGCGGATGATCTCCAGCACTGGGATATCAGCTTCTGGTCCGAGCGCCTGCGGGAGGCCAAGTTTGCCTTTAATAGTGAAGAACTGCGCCCCTATTTTCCCCTGGAGCAAGTTCTCAAGGGCCTCTTTGACTTGGCCCACCACCTCTTTGGTGTGACGATTACGGCAGCCGATGGTCAGGTCCCGGTCTGGCATCCCGATGTGCGGTACTTCCAAGTTGCTGATGAAACGGGCCAACCGATCGCCTATTTCTACCTCGACGCCTACAGCCGACCAGCGGAAAAGCAGGGGGGGGCCTGGATGGGCTATTGCCTCAATCGGAGTCGTTACTGGGAGGGAGGAGCCGCGAAGCTCCAACTGCCCGTTGCCTACCTGGTGTGTAACCAAACTCCGCCCGTGGATGACAAGCCCAGCCTGATGACCTTCCGCGAAGTGGAAACCCTCTTCCATGAATTTGGCCACGGCCTCCAGCACATGCTGACCACGGTGGATGAAACCGGTGCCGCAGGCATTCGCAATATCGAATGGGATGCGGTCGAGTTGCCCAGTCAGTTTATGGAAAATTGGTGCTACCACCGCCCAACTCTCCTGAGCCTGGGTAAGCATTACCAAACCGGTGAACCGCTACCGGAACACTATTACCAAAAGCTCCTGGCGGCTCGTACCTTTATGAGTGGTACCGCCACCCTGCGGCAGTTACTCTACGCCTGGGTCGATCTCGAACTCCACGCCCGTTACCAACCAGGGGGACCGGAAACGCCTCATCAGGTGCGCGATCGCATTGCCCAACGCACGTCTGTCCTCCCCCCGCTGCCGGAGGATCGGTTCCTCTGTAGCTTTGGCCATATCTTTGCTGGGGGTTACGCGGCAGGTTACTACAGCTATAAGTGGGCGGAAGTGCTCAGTGCGGATGCCTTTGCCGCCTTTGAAGAAGTGGGCCTAGAGGATGAACAGGCGATCGCTCAGGTGGGTCGTCGGTTCCGGGATACGGTCCTCGCCCTAGGGGGGAGCAAACCGCCGATGGCCGTGTTCCAAGCCTTCCGGGGCCGCGAACCTGACACCACTGCCCTTCTACGCCATAGCGGTTTATTGGCAGCCGCCTAG
- the sipA gene encoding regulatory protein SipA, which translates to MSSPTFTVGDRVRLQETPPYLKTAEPRPMLRPPQLVKPGEIGVITAAHPGGQWAVRFARGSFLFDSQQLEWVPPGVGE; encoded by the coding sequence ATGTCATCACCGACCTTTACCGTGGGCGATCGCGTCCGCCTCCAGGAAACGCCCCCCTATCTGAAAACCGCCGAACCCCGCCCCATGCTGCGTCCCCCCCAGTTAGTCAAACCGGGTGAGATTGGTGTGATTACCGCCGCCCATCCCGGTGGACAATGGGCGGTCCGTTTTGCCCGTGGCTCGTTTTTGTTTGATAGCCAGCAGCTAGAGTGGGTGCCACCAGGGGTCGGCGAGTGA